The following proteins are co-located in the Acropora palmata chromosome 11, jaAcrPala1.3, whole genome shotgun sequence genome:
- the LOC141896509 gene encoding uncharacterized protein LOC141896509, which yields MNFSESPSTSQVLQESFAGRETFLDDCPFRLKSISRSFQHNSLCPSVDLSSFERNAGNAFESWTYENNFGGTIGHSETDGSIFGGKFRSVALEDVQVVPDFSDVLDSHRENVLPAPFALADSILSTQVNNDSPGPKRRDSERDELEIYLPCVLTPIPVDRLYSTLDKDSMIFVFPGSSDKLFLNDKAKQVASSEQEDISLSIFPRNRHSLDSFANESIFSFPEGNDSESDISTMQSERTLDFHAQIEFSTEGTSSGIGDHRGATVVKGQSCFLGIDHRSIFDEQDVFAQRTNMEENKSFQKALGNCFCPETSNFDSGENKMNRKDSAVLSLNHSTTYNIPIQSKSATTLLNHLQFGGNFSLNTEVPPFTNLPNMLNLSSKPVLIEDGNCKGDESSPRTSSTSFVEVTPGVLDSKILNAPNSSLKTTSERVTDLSTSDGEEKRENNLLDLITCKSERMKFRSKSKSVRSFHCDNSRIFHNDMEKQRRVNMKTRFENLRRVVPALLDRKKASKIIILQKAIECIGMLERESILLENVKGRERLRNAELLNRLQKITAQKCIFLTTPGEFIKQLNTIIYKWKGTDKIARLAAVNDLEYGGLNLIDLETYVKSSRLAWLGRIFAEVTREMHCSLPHLDPLTLSLSRRSSSSKDDLDLDSSHDLWSTFSLPTPPTSPVDIRGACLEASRGMGWHSSVGPWTELKEISVDELELDDDLPFNDYTRELTWSCTKSPAILNDIMWSGDRVKRPDSTTDFLARFSVASGPSPSLHEHTINHAYVETDELFAFTSLTPCFDLEKTCAEHLPVPQSCGVSLDFAAVHDNSSDTDEEEIDVVGVFSDKTRKNIVIRKSDISLKIKNNSNAPPTELLSHKQTCYLSSEQESDEGNARISHNDLERKRRTDLRNRFQCLRKCIPSLEANERVAKIIILRRASELIPSLRKEEEKLIAMKSYEKKRNAELLNKLTKLTQKKTRQKKQVN from the exons ATGAATTTCTCAGAATCACCGTCTACTAGTCAAGTTCTTCAAGAGTCTTTCGCTGGCCGTGAAACGTTTCTTGACGACTGTCCTTTCCGACTAAAATCCATTAGCCGGAGTTTTCAACACAATTCGTTGTGTCCGTCCGTTGATCTAAGTTCGTTTGAACGGAACGCCGGAAATGCCTTCGAATCGTGGACCTATGAGAACAATTTTGGCGGGACAATTGGTCATTCTGAAACGGATGGCAGCatttttggcgggaaattTCGATCGGTCGCGTTAGAGGATGTTCAGGTAGTCCCTGATTTCAGTGATGTGTTGGACAGTCATCGTGAAAATGTGTTGCCGGCGCCTTTCGCTCTCGCGGACTCAATCCTTTCCACGCAGGTTAACAACGACAGCCCTGGACCTAAGAGGAGAGATTCTGAACGCGATGAACTAGAGATTTACCTTCCTTGCGTTTTAACACCAATTCCGGTCGATCGACTTTACAGTACTCTGGATAAGGATTCAATGATATTCGTATTTCCAGGGAGTTCTGATAAACTGTTCCTTAATGACAAGGCTAAGCAAGTGGCGTCAAGCGAACAAGAAGACATCTCTCTTTCGATCTTTCCGCGGAATCGTCATAGTTTAGATTCCTTCGCCAACGAGagcatattttcttttccagaaGGAAACGACTCGGAAAGTGACATTTCGACTATGCAGTCTGAACGAACACTTGATTTTCATGCGCAAATCGAGTTTTCGACCGAGGGGACCTCATCAGGGATAGGAGATCACCGTGGCGCCACGGTTGTTAAAGGACAAAGCTGTTTCCTGGGCATTGATCACCGTTCAATTTTCGACGAACAAGATGTTTTCGCTCAGAGAACAAATATggaggaaaacaaaagttttcaaaaggCTTTGGGAAACTGTTTTTGCCCTGAGACATCAAATTTTGACTCGGGAGAAAACAAGATGAACAGAAAAGATTCTGCGGTGCTAAGTTTAAATCATTCAACAACTTACAACATCCCCATTCAGTCGAAGTCTGCTACGACCTTGCTCAATCATCTTCAATTCGGCGGAAATTTTTCATTGAACACAGAGGTGCCTCCTTTTACTAACTTACCAAATATGTTAAATCTTTCATCCAAGCCTGTTTTGATTGAGGACGGAAACTGCAAAGGTGACGAGTCTTCTCCAAGAACGTCTTCTACAAGTTTTGTTGAAGTTACACCAGGTGTGCTGGATTCAAAGATCTTGAACGCACCGAACAGCTCTCTTAAGACGACTAGCGAGCGAGTTACAGACTTGAGCACTTCTGACGGCGAAGAAAAACGTGAAAACAATTTGTTGGACCTGATAACTTGTAAAAGTGAGAGGATGAAATTTAGATCCAAATCAAAGTCAGTGAGGTCATTTCATTGCGACAATTCGAGAATTTTCCATAACGACATGGAAAAGCAACGACGTGTTAATATGAAAACACGCTTTGAGAATCTGAGAAGAGTGGTACCGGCCTTGTTAGACCGAAAGAAAGCTTCGAAAATTATCATTCtacaaaaagccatcgagtgcATCGGCATGCTGGAGAGAGAATCTATCCTGTTAGAGAACGTTAAGGGAAGAGAAAGATTGAGAAACGCAGAGTTATTAAATAGACTACAGAAAATCACGGCCCAAAAATGTATCT TTTTAACAACTCCAGGAGaatttataaaacaattaaacaCAATTATTTACAAGTGGAAAGGGACTGATAAAATAGCTAGACTGGCAGCTGTAAATGACTTGGAATATGGAGGTTTGAATTTAATAGATCTTGAAACATACGTTAAGTCCTCAAGATTAGCCTGGCTTGGCAGAATTTTTGCAGAAG TGACACGAGAAATGCACTGCTCGCTGCCGCATCTTGACCCTTTGACGCTATCTTTGTCGCGCCGAAGCTCGTCGTCCAAAGACGATTTGGACCTCGACAGCTCTCATGACTTGTGGTCGACATTTTCGCTCCCCACTCCGCCGACCTCTCCTGTGGATATCCGTGGCGCTTGCCTAGAGGCAAGTCGAGGCATGGGTTGGCACTCGTCCGTCGGACCGTGGACTGAACTAAAAGAAATCTCGGTCGACGAACTCGAGCTGGATGACGACCTTCCGTTTAATGATTACACCCGGGAACTGACATGGTCATGCACTAAATCTCCCGCCATCCTCAACGACATAATGTGGAGCGGCGATCGTGTCAAAAGGCCAGATTCAACAACAGATTTCTTGGCGCGATTTAGCGTAGCGTCTGGTCCATCACCGTCATTGCATGAACACACGATCAACCATGCTTATGTAGAAACTGACGAACTCTTTGCGTTCACTTCGTTGACTCCGTGTTTCGATCTCGAGAAAACCTGCGCGGAACATTTACCAGTACCACAGAGCTGTGGTGTTTCCCTTGACTTTGCTGCAGTTCACGACAATTCTTCTGACACAG ACGAAGAAGAAATAGACGTGGTGGGGGTCTTTTCAGACAAAACACGGAAAAACATTGTCATTAGAAAGTCAGACATCTCCTTGAAGATTAAAAATAACTCGAATGCGCCACCAACTGAACTGCTCTCCCACAAACAAACCTGCTACTTGTCCAGCGAGCAGGAAAGTGATGAAGGAAATGCTCGCATTTCACACAACGACCTTGAACGAAAAAGACGCACAGATCTTCGGAACAGGTTCCAGTGTCTCCGGAAATGTATCCCTTCGTTAGAGGCGAACGAACGCGTGGCTAAGATCATCATTTTAAGGAGAGCCTCAGAGCTAATTCCATCGCTTCggaaagaagaagagaaattaaTCGCGATGAAAagttatgaaaagaaaagaaatgctGAGCTCTTAAACAAGCTTACAAAGTTAACGCAGAAGAAAACAAGGCAGAAGAAACAAgtaaactaa